Proteins from one Nicotiana tabacum cultivar K326 chromosome 23, ASM71507v2, whole genome shotgun sequence genomic window:
- the LOC107784151 gene encoding beta-glucuronosyltransferase GlcAT14B, which translates to MCPLPLPPNPNPNPKLSYENDFLKTKKQPLNPQSKSHKNPHSIMSLFLKQILLFSLVPISLICLFLPLHHFHHHTQHPFPTFSNPFSPPPKIAYFITGTKNDGPRIFRLLQAVYHPRNYYLIHLDQFASNKQRLELALKVGSVDVFVAAENVNVIEKADAVNQEGSSPLGLVLHGAAVLLRWKNDWDWFVNLDASDYPLIPQDDFLHILSFVPRNLNFIEYSKNTSLDEHQRAVEVIVDSRLYILLKGKMFVGDKKRELPSAFRFFMGSQHVILNRKFVEYAIQGWENLPRLLLLYFSNTRSSHKGYFQTLACNTKESSDAVINSNLRFVNSDNTARDPSIFRASNSDRILRRDVAFVGNISADSPLLDMIDAHILNRGRGMVSPGGWCLGSSNWFSDPCGEWGDPSVLRPGLAAKGLEKLILKSIKDMSIGSSRCHHQ; encoded by the exons ATGtgtcccctccccctccccccaaaccCAAACCCAAATCCAAAACTATCATATGAAAATGACTTCCTAAAAACCAAGAAACAACCTTTGAATCCACAGTCCAAATCCCACAAAAATCCTCATTCTATTATGTCTCTCTTTCTCAAACAAATCCTCCTTTTCTCTCTTGTCCCAATTTCCCTCATTTGTCTCTTCCTTCCACTTCACCACTTTCACCACCACACCCAACACCCTTTTCCTACTTTCTCAAACCCTTTTTCACCACCGCCAAAAATAGCCTACTTCATCACTGGAACTAAAAATGATGGCCCAAGAATCTTTAGATTACTTCAAGCAGTATACCATCCAAGAAACTACTATTTAATTCATCTTGACCAATTTGCTTCTAACAAACAAAGACTGGAACttgctttgaaagtgggttctgTGGATGTGTTTGTTGCAGCTGAGAATGTGAATGTTATTGAAAAAGCTGATGCTGTGAATCAAGAGGGGTCGAGTCCTTTGGGTTTAGTGCTTCACGGTGCTGCTGTTTTGTTGAGGTGGAAGAATGATTGGGATTGGTTTGTTAATCTTGATGCCTCTGATTATCCCCTTATTCCTCAAGATG ATTTTCTCCACATCCTGTCTTTTGTTCCAAGGAATTTGAATTTCATAGAGTATAGTAAGAATACCAGCCTGGATGA ACATCAAAGGGCTGTGGAAGTTATCGTTGACTCTCGCCTCTACATTCTCTTAAAAGGAAAGATGTTTGTAGGTGACAAAAAACGGGAACTTCCTAGTGCTTTTAGATTTTTTATGG GTTCTCAACATGTAATTCTGAACAGGAAGTTTGTTGAGTACGCGATCCAGGGATGGGAAAATTTGCCAAGATTGCTTCTGCTATACTTCTCGAACACTAGATCTTCTCATAAAGGATATTTTCAGACTCTTGCGTGCAATACTAAGGAGTCTTCAGACGCTGTCATCAACTCCAACTTGCGGTTCGTTAACTCAGACAACACTGCACGGGATCCCTCAATCTTCAGAGCTTCAAATTCCGATAGAATACTAAGAAGGGATGTTGCATTCGTTGGCAACATTTCCGCAGATTCTCCCTTATTGGACATGATTGATGCACACATTCTTAATCGTGGTCGGGGTATGGTCTCACCTGGAGGTTGGTGTTTAGGTAGCTCAAATTGGTTCAGTGATCCTTGCGGTGAATGGGGCGATCCTAGTGTTCTAAGACCAGGGCTAGCTGCAAAAGGACTCGAAAAGCTCATCCTGAAATCGATCAAAGACATGTCAATCGGGTCGAGCAGATGTCATCATCAATGA
- the LOC107784152 gene encoding histidine biosynthesis bifunctional protein hisIE, chloroplastic-like: MTISYSPCFRPLKVFPRSNHIRSSGTQTFKRYNVVACTKKSHEDISLEAKVDFLLDNVKWDDKGLAVAIAQNVDTGAVLMQGFANREALSTTISSRKATFYSRSRSSLWTKGETSNNFINVFDVFLDCDRDSIIYLGKPDGPTCHTGSETCYYTSVDGILKHSEVEKNELAMTTLYALESTINERKAETSSSSNGKPSWTKRLLLDDKLLCSKIREEADELCRTLEENEDKGRTASEMADVLYHAMVLLSLRGVKIEEVLQVLRQRFSKSGIEEKNSRKS, from the exons ATGACAATTTCTTACTCTCCTTGCTTTCGGCCCCTGAAAGTTTTCCCTAGAAGCAATCATATTCGTTCTAGCGGCACTCAGACCTTCAAACGGTATAATGTAGTGGCATGTACTAAAAAATCACATGAAGATATCAGTCTTGAAGCAAAG GTTGATTTCTTATTAGATAATGTCAAATGGGACGACAAAGGCCTGGCAGTTGCAATAGCCCAAAATGTTGATACAGGAGCGGTCTTAATGCAAGGGTTTGCCAACAGAGAAGCTCTGTCAACAACCATCTCATCACGTAAAGCAACATTTTATAGCCGGTCACGTTCATCTTTATGGACAAAAGGAGAGACCTCCAATAATTTTATCAATGTTTTTGATGTCTTTCTTGATTGTGATCGTGATTCT ATAATATATCTTGGGAAGCCTGATGGCCCAACATGCCACACGGGGTCAGAGACATGTTATTACACATCAGTTGATGGAATCCTGAAACATTCTGAG GTTGAGAAAAATGAGCTGGCTATGACGACTTTATACGCATTAGAATCTACAATCAACGAAAGGAAAGCAGAAACATCTAGTTCTTCAAATGGAAAACCCTCGTGGACGAAGCGATTGTTGCTTGATGACAAGTTGCTTTGCTCCAAAATTCG GGAGGAGGCTGACGAGTTATGCCGAACTCTGGAGGAAAATGAGGATAAAGGACGGACTGCCTCAGAGATGGCAGATGTCTTGTATCATGCCATGGTTTTGCTTTCTCTTAGAGGAgtaaaaattgaggaagttctgCAGGTCCTTAGACAAAGGTTTTCAAAGTCAGGCATTGAAGAAAAGAATAGTCGGAAATCCTAG